A DNA window from Andrena cerasifolii isolate SP2316 chromosome 16, iyAndCera1_principal, whole genome shotgun sequence contains the following coding sequences:
- the LOC143377625 gene encoding putative E3 ubiquitin-protein ligase RNF144A: MPSLHSLVVRRAPLMDMGTATSSVTSVNPSTKITANQKKADKSNKLSGVRLPLLRKETSVVNLSLTERTALGKRVDAPLLRPESSASLEARGSSWLSLDPGVLRKCETAVGLSTSALEGRPINRSRVCSRCSSLLSLASSSRYSLAAGNFVPAGSQQTLGRIFCKLCLVDTSLSKTFKIDGCGCSYCKDCMKEYIEFEIEEGAYEISCPDAQCERGAILSMKEIESLISPELLEKHHKYRLNRDVSMDKARAWCPRAGCETICSVNTTGSNGAAIGPVHCPNCSTDFCSICRESWHSGPCSDHSLGIPFDGDDIKCCPMCSVPIERDEGCAQMMCKRCRHVFCWYCLASLDDDFLLRHYDKGPCKNKLGHSRASVIWHRTQVIGIFAGFGLLLLIASPLLLLAAPCIVCCKCRVCGSSRLEQEEGDTAT; this comes from the exons ATGCCCAGCCTACACTCGCTCGTCGTTCGACGAGCCCCGCTAATGGACATGGGTACTGCCACCAGCTCCGTAACATCGGTCAATCCCTCTACCAAGATTACCGCGAACCAGAAGAAAGCTGACAAGTCCAATAAGCTGAGCGGAGTCAGATTACCTTTGTTGCGCAAGGAGACCAGCGTCGTTAATCTTTCTTTAACCGAGAGGACCGCATTGGGAAAAAGAGTGGACGCACCTTTACTTAGACCCGAAAGTAGCGCAAGCTTGGAAGCTCGTGGTAGTAGCTGGCTAAGCTTGGACCCAGGGGTACTTCGGAAATGCGAAACCGCAGTGGGCTTGAGTACATCAGCGCTGGAAGGCAGACCTATAAATCGCAGCCGAGTCTGTTCCCGATGCTCCAGCCTGTTGTCACTGGCGTCTAGTTCTCGCTATAGTTTAGCAGCAGGCAACTTTGTTCCTGCGGGCTCTCAACAAACGCTTGGACgcattttctgtaaattatgTCTTGTTGATACTTCTCTTTCCAAAACATTTAAAATAGACGGCTGTGGTTGTTCCTATTGTAAAGAT TGTATGAAAGAATATATTGAATTCGAAATCGAAGAAGGTGCATATGAGATTAGTTGTCCCGATGCGCAATGCGAGCGCGGAGCGATACTCTCGATGAAGGAAATAGAAAGTCTCATTAGTCCCGAGCTTCTGGAAAAGCATCACAAATATCGTTTAAACAGAG ATGTATCTATGGACAAAGCACGTGCTTGGTGCCCTCGTGCAGGTTGTGAAACAATTTGTTCAGTAAACACTACTGGATCGAACGGAGCTGCGATCGGACCTGTTCATTGCCCCAACTGCTCTACAGATTTTTGTTCCATATGTAGAGAATCTTGGCACAGCGGCCCTTGTTCGGATCATTCGCTAGGCATACCATTCGATGGCGACGACATCAAATGCTGCCCTATGTGTTCCGTACCTATCGAAAGGGACGAAGGATGTGCTCAAATGATGTGCAAGAGATGCAGACATGTGTTTTGCTGGTACTGCTTAGCTTCCTTAGAT GACGACTTTTTATTGCGACATTATGACAAAGGACCGTGTAAAAATAAATTGGGTCACTCGCGTGCATCGGTAATTTGGCATAGAACGCAAGTTATTGGGATCTTTGCTGGTTTCGGGTTACTCTTGCTCATAGCATCGCCGTTACTTTTATTGGCTGCGCCTTGCATTGTCTGTTGTAAATGTCGCGTGTGTGGTTCGTCTAGACTTGAACAAGAGGAAGGTGATACTGCGACGTAG
- the Crc gene encoding bZIP transcription factor crc isoform X2 yields MIMAAICYSEPFSDWLEEKIELPIFEELPVPECGQLKATSYNEVTKIPQQDDTQTLLQEFETVLGDVEACHQIVPSSSSTLTPPQSPPPHKALSIDTQLLVTLQPAQPLYPNHQSIYGVVIPEEKSYVHEVPEQWSTKNISLDPLNTDVAHDLAVVDEYVRLHTEDIPPSSPCTSSGGSYISSEDSVDDPDWMLESGRKSSKQSTYTSKNRQKPYSRPSIEDKKVRKKEQNKNAATRYRQKKKQEIKEIVGEEHELAEHNDKLKNQVKDLQREIGYLKGLMRDLFKAKGLMK; encoded by the coding sequence AACCTTTTTCAGATTGGTTGGAGGAAAAGATAGAACTCCCCATTTTTGAGGAATTGCCAGTTCCTGAATGCGGGCAACTGAAAGCAACATCATACAACGAAGTTACGAAGATTCCTCAGCAAGATGACACTCAAACCCTGTTGCAAGAGTTTGAGACAGTTCTGGGAGACGTGGAAGCTTGCCATCAAATAGTCCCTTCGTCGAGTTCCACACTTACGCCTCCCCAATCACCCCCGCCCCATAAAGCATTAAGTATAGATACCCAATTACTTGTTACGTTGCAACCCGCGCAACCATTATACCCTAATCATCAATCTATATATGGCGTGGTAATTCCTGAGGAAAAATCGTACGTTCACGAAGTGCCCGAGCAATGGAGCACGAAAAATATATCATTGGATCCATTGAACACGGACGTCGCGCATGACTTGGCTGTGGTGGATGAATATGTGCGTCTACATACCGAAGACATCCCGCCGTCCAGCCCATGCACCAGCTCTGGCGGCAGTTACATTTCGTCCGAAGATTCTGTCGACGACCCAGACTGGATGCTAGAGTCGGGAAGGAAAAGCTCGAAACAGTCTACGTACACTTCGAAGAATCGTCAGAAACCCTATTCTCGCCCGTCTATAGAAGACAAAAAGGTGCGTAAGAAGGAGCAGAATAAAAACGCGGCGACGCGTTACAGGCAGAaaaagaagcaagaaattaaagaaatagtggGCGAGGAGCACGAGCTCGCTGAACATAatgacaaattgaaaaatcaagTAAAAGATTTGCAGCGAGAAATTGGGTATTTAAAAGGTTTGATGAGAGACCTGTTTAAAGCCAAGGGTCTGATGAAATAA